In Haematobia irritans isolate KBUSLIRL chromosome 1, ASM5000362v1, whole genome shotgun sequence, a genomic segment contains:
- the LOC142226580 gene encoding uncharacterized protein LOC142226580: MFKLLLVLSVLAFAVAAPGVVVAPAPAHAVVGHHAPVIHHHGAHAVHSHVIHHPAPVKAVVAHPAVVAKPVVPVAVKPVVPLVPVHHVHHAPHAVVAHH; encoded by the exons ATGTTCAAGCtt CTATTGGTTTTGTCTGTGTTGGCTTTTGCTGTTGCCGCTCCCGGCGTCGTGGTGGCTCCTGCTCCAGCTCATGCTGTAGTAGGTCATCATGCCCCTGTGATACATCATCATGGTGCCCATGCAGTTCATTC GCATGTTATACATCATCCTGCTCCAGTTAAGGCCGTGGTTGCTCATCCTGCAGTTGTGGCCAAACCAGTAGTGCCTGTGGCTGTCAAACCTGTTGTGCCCCTTGTACCTGTCCACCATGTACATCATGCCCCACATGCAGTGGTAGCCCATCATTAA